AGCGTCAGGATCAATGCGGTAAAGTCGGGAGCGCCCtgtctctctccctctcgctGCCTGTGTGTTTGCGTCGCGATCAAGGTGTAAGCGGGGATATCTTCCCTGTTACGCCCCCCACGGTCAGTAtttgatgggaagggggagggaggaggaaaacaTACGAGAGGTGGCTGATCTGAGTCTCGGTTGTATTCCACACCTGAACCGTCTCGGCCGCGTCCTCGACGCcgacgagctcctcgagGTGGGTGGTCAGGGCTTTGGCGTCCCGCTCGAGGGGGTCGtcggacgaggacgaggaggagacgcGCTCGGTGATGTCAACtatgatggaggtgaagcCGTCTTTGTCGATGTAGACTTCTTGGTTGTCGGGGACTTGGCGGAGCTTGGAGACGTCGGCGaagttggtggggaggtcgACTGTGAGGGCGCCGCCGAagagaggggttggttggaaGGTGTGGCGGGGCATTTTGGAGAGGGTACTCTGTCGGGCAGTGTAGGAGATGCAGtaggttggtgatggagctGGGGAGAGGAAAGGAGGTTTGCGACACAGGTTGCGACTGGGCAGGTGTAATAAGAAATGTAGATCAGGTATGAGTTTGCGCGGCAAGGCGGCAGTGATGGCTGGATGGCGGGGTCCAAACACAGCTTCGTGATCCGTGGGGCTGCTGAGAGTGGGCAGTTTGCGGGGTAACTGTCTCgtcttttgctgctgcgccCGGGTTTTGGGCTGCGCCGCAGAAGATGTGTAACAGGGTCTTGGTCTTTTGGGCCTGACTACCTGTCAAGCAACATGGAAATCAAGGCGTCTTTATGTCTGTAATTCGATATATCTTCCGAAGCGCTACAAGTCTCCCTTTTGCCCTAAACAGCTTAGCTCCTTAGCTCAGCTTCCCGCCAAGCCTCAACTCGAACCTCACCTTAGCCAGGGGAGAAAGCTACGTCACTCTTCCCCCCCGCTCTCTCACTCACACACCCTCACAACTTCGTCTCATCTCACCTGAAACTTCTCAGTTGGCAAATGTCAACCAAAATGTCTGCCGCCTGCATCTTCTGCAAGATCATCAAGGGTGCTgaacctcccctcctcaatcccCTTTCTCACAACCCCTCACTAACCCCCGCTCACAGGTGAAATCCCCTGCTTTAAACTCTTCGAATCAGACAAaaccctcgccttcctcgacatcaaccccctATCCAAAGGCCACGCCCTCGTCATCCCCAAGCACCACGGCGAGAAGCTCACCGACATCCCCGACGACCAGCTCGGCGAGATCTTGCCCGTCGTCAAAAGGCTCGCTGCCGCCACCGGCGCCAAGGACTGGAACCTGCTGCAAAACAACGGCAAGCTGGCTCATCAGGAGGTCGGGCATGTGCACTTCCACATGATCCCCAAGCCGAACGAGAAGGAGGGGCTGGGTGTTGGGTGGCCGATGCAGGCGACTGATATGGATAAGCTCAAGGCGTTGTTTGAGGATATCAAGGGGAAGATGTAAATCGGAGATATCAATTCCAAACGGAGCTACTGTTGTATCGTCTGTCTGATATAATTACGAACCTCCTAAGACGTCAACACACTCCTCTTTTAAGATTTGCTCCTGTCGTTGCAAAAACTTCTTTGACACATATACCCTAATCTCACCGCAACTCCCATCGAATCAGGAAGCAGCATCAGTGGTTTAGTGgtaaaatccatcgttgccatcgatgggccccGTGTTCGATTCACGGCTGATGCATCTAATTTTCTTTtagcttctttttttcttttcttcttttcttttttttcttttcattttttcttttttttctgtttttcttcttttttttttcttctttttttcttttctttttttttcatttttttttttcactttttttcttcctctccccccgtCTactccaccccctttttggTCCATCACCTTCCAGACCAACGGCTTTGAGCTTTGCAGAAGTGCTtcagtacctaggtagttcATCCTCACACTCAAAAGTTTACCTCGACTTAACCTTTCGAGGCTTCACTGCCTGGACCGCTCATCAAACCAGATGATGATTACATACTTTGCACCATTTATCATCCATTGTTTATagaaacaacaccatcacacgCGGCCAAAAATGCTGGACTGGATAGATCTTTTCAAGActagaaaaaaagaagaagaaaagaaagagaaagaaaaacaaaaagaaagcgGCTAATAAGTAGCCGAGTAGTGATAAGACGGCTCGGGCCATATCACACCACGTTGTTTATGCCGGCAGTGTGTCATTCTAGGTAGTTCTATTTTTCCGTCCACACACGAGCTTTCCCAAACGGTGGGCTTTCTGCCGAATGGGATAGGGATCGACGACGAACCTTCTGCatccctacctaccttgcctACCTTGATTGTTACACGACAGTGACAACGGTGGTTCTTGTGTCGATAGGGTTCATCCGGCTGGCCGGGTAGAATGCAGGTAGGTATGGGATGAGGGGTTAGGATATGGAAGTGAcgggtgaggaggtcaaggcaGTTTTATATCGTCCGTCCGTCCGTCCCCGCAATTTCTGTCTCGCTCTTGTCGGGGATTGTTCTCTGTGATGCGATCAAAAGTCATCCACggcagcatcaccaagcaTCATCACGAGCGGAGCAAAAATGGGACGCCCCTGGTCCCGCAAAGTCACCATCAGAGATGACACCATCACTTCCGCCGCCCACCTCACCCTTCGacaatccctcctccccaacctgcTCGTCACGACCCTGTTCTTCCTCTGGGGCTTCGCCTACGGCCTCCTCGACGTCCTAAACTCCCACTTCCAGcaccacctctccatcacgcccaccctctccgccctcctgTCCACTTCCTACTTCGGAGcctacttcctcctcccccccaccctctcctccttcatcctccgCTCCTACGGCTTCCGCGTCACCTTCATGACCGGCCTGGCAATCTTCTCCATCGgctgcctcctcttctggcCCTCGGGTGCCTACTCCTCCTTTGGCGGCTTCTGCGGCAGCATGTTCGTTGTCGGGGCTGGGCTCGCCACCTTGGAGACGGCCGCCGATCCCTTTCTTTCCATCTGCGGTCCCCCGCGATACTCGGAGATACGCCTCAACCTGGCGCAAGCAGTTCAAGGGGTTGGCTCCTTCGTCGCGCCGTTGCTGGCGTCAAGGGTGTTTTTCGGAAAGGGACTCGAAGagcaggggggggaggggctgaAGAACGTTCAATGGGTCTATCTCGGGGTGGCGGGGTTCGACGTGTTGTTGGTCGCgttgttttgggtggtgCCCATGGTGGAGGTGACGGATGCGGATATGGGGTTGCAGGAGAGTCAGATTGACGGACCGAGAGAGGTGGGACCTTTCAGGAGACAGTacaacctcttccttgcCGTCTGGAGCCAGTTCTGTTATGTCGGGGCGCAGGTCGCTGTTGCGGTGAGTTTTTCTGACCGCAAGAAAGGGGAAAGTGGCTGACAGAGGACAGAACTACTTTATCAACTTTTGCGAGGAAGCCGGTCGGGATAGGGCTACTTCTTCTGACCTCCTGGCTGTGGGCCAAGGACTGTACGCCTTCAACCGGTTCGTGGCTGGGGGGTTGCTGACTATTCCTGCGTTCAAGCCGAGGTATATGCTTGCTGCTTATCTCGGACTATGCTTCGTCTTTGTCACGGCGGCGATGAACACCGCCGGAGCGACATCAATCGCGATGTTGATGCTCGTTTTGTGTTTCGAGTCTTGCTGTTTTGCAACCATATTCACTCTCGggctgagggggttggggagacaCACCAAGATGGGGGGATCGTTGCTTGTGGCCGCCATTTCGGGGGGCATGGTCTTTCCGCCCATGatgggggcggtggtgagcgCGAGGGATGCGCATACTGCGATGGCG
The sequence above is a segment of the Podospora pseudoanserina strain CBS 124.78 chromosome 5, whole genome shotgun sequence genome. Coding sequences within it:
- a CDS encoding hypothetical protein (COG:T; EggNog:ENOG503NXUZ; BUSCO:EOG09264IKZ) — encoded protein: MPRHTFQPTPLFGGALTVDLPTNFADVSKLRQVPDNQEVYIDKDGFTSIIVDITERVSSSSSSDDPLERDAKALTTHLEELVGVEDAAETVQVWNTTETQISHLSEDIPAYTLIATQTHRQREGERQGAPDFTALILTLIRLEKEQTDILVTINVPHIKGEYDEEEIDLAMGKQGELIGDAVEYAARIWESFDVKDWGLFNEI
- the HNT1 gene encoding Adenosine 5'-monophosphoramidase (COG:T; EggNog:ENOG503P2XN; BUSCO:EOG092658WY); its protein translation is MSTKMSAACIFCKIIKGEIPCFKLFESDKTLAFLDINPLSKGHALVIPKHHGEKLTDIPDDQLGEILPVVKRLAAATGAKDWNLLQNNGKLAHQEVGHVHFHMIPKPNEKEGLGVGWPMQATDMDKLKALFEDIKGKM
- a CDS encoding hypothetical protein (EggNog:ENOG503NX5J; COG:G); this translates as MGRPWSRKVTIRDDTITSAAHLTLRQSLLPNLLVTTLFFLWGFAYGLLDVLNSHFQHHLSITPTLSALLSTSYFGAYFLLPPTLSSFILRSYGFRVTFMTGLAIFSIGCLLFWPSGAYSSFGGFCGSMFVVGAGLATLETAADPFLSICGPPRYSEIRLNLAQAVQGVGSFVAPLLASRVFFGKGLEEQGGEGLKNVQWVYLGVAGFDVLLVALFWVVPMVEVTDADMGLQESQIDGPREVGPFRRQYNLFLAVWSQFCYVGAQVAVANYFINFCEEAGRDRATSSDLLAVGQGLYAFNRFVAGGLLTIPAFKPRYMLAAYLGLCFVFVTAAMNTAGATSIAMLMLVLCFESCCFATIFTLGLRGLGRHTKMGGSLLVAAISGGMVFPPMMGAVVSARDAHTAMAIPMMGYILAFVYPVYVNIWKKDVMDSHRETTVGIEKPAVGEKALQLEEQRSKTEKEHAEEGPDIRVVSK